The following proteins are encoded in a genomic region of Rudaeicoccus suwonensis:
- a CDS encoding MFS transporter, whose protein sequence is MNNTPATDGAAPTPAATSTQSPSLTRGTMIAAALAVCVAQVGIAIPAVLNGLFQQDLGTSASQLTWISDAFLVPVTLLELSFGVVGDLFGRKRLLVIGAALLAIGEFIAVLTPGLSSSTGTRVAVLLTGQVIAGIGAAALFPTSLAMIAAGTHTAERRNRSVTTWAAMLSFGGAISPIVGGFLARYSFGSDPNASWRWGFLFVGIVATLSALVSWRMATNSSAPQGRSLDWPGQITIAIALFALLFAVIQGPTSGWGSGLVIGGFIVFVLAFVAFIAAERRSTAPLLRLDLFSNRAFAIAAVATVIGMFAFLGTAYATSIRLSSIQGFTPLKTSIAFILLNGIALVQMPLTHRLMTRINPKWLLSGGMGLIFVGDLWMSQLSAANRSIAPIIVPLALAGIGFALSVSAVTAVAVNTAPNHLAGMASGTTSLLRDFGFTLGPAVIGAVALSHATTLLHEKISSTPALQAGLKAFQQAPQHVPAEQKASVQGAVDAVMSGPLGANAVPSTVTAGGKTEPFNPLKDAAFHALNTSYSIGFIVCAIGALVACLIAIAIPGGSRDVLIESDSLVDPEGATAANPAV, encoded by the coding sequence CCGGCCGTGCTCAACGGCTTGTTCCAGCAGGACCTCGGCACCAGCGCCTCGCAGCTGACCTGGATCTCGGACGCCTTCCTGGTGCCGGTCACGCTGCTGGAACTGTCCTTCGGCGTGGTCGGTGACCTCTTCGGTCGCAAGCGCCTGCTTGTCATCGGTGCCGCGCTGCTCGCGATCGGTGAGTTCATCGCGGTGCTGACGCCCGGCCTCAGCTCGAGCACGGGCACCCGGGTCGCCGTGCTGCTGACCGGCCAGGTCATCGCCGGCATCGGCGCAGCGGCGCTCTTCCCGACCTCGCTGGCGATGATCGCAGCAGGCACCCACACCGCCGAACGCCGCAACCGTTCGGTCACCACGTGGGCGGCGATGCTGTCGTTCGGTGGCGCGATCTCGCCGATCGTCGGTGGCTTCCTCGCGCGCTACAGCTTCGGCTCCGACCCCAACGCCAGTTGGCGATGGGGCTTTCTGTTCGTCGGCATCGTGGCCACCCTGTCGGCACTGGTGTCGTGGCGCATGGCCACCAATTCCAGCGCACCACAAGGGCGTTCACTCGACTGGCCAGGTCAGATCACCATCGCCATCGCGCTGTTCGCATTGCTGTTCGCCGTCATACAGGGCCCGACCAGCGGTTGGGGCAGCGGACTCGTCATCGGCGGCTTCATCGTCTTCGTCCTGGCCTTCGTGGCCTTCATCGCGGCCGAACGACGCTCGACGGCACCCCTGCTCAGACTGGATCTGTTCAGCAATCGCGCGTTCGCCATCGCTGCCGTCGCCACGGTGATCGGCATGTTCGCCTTCCTCGGCACGGCATACGCCACGAGCATCCGGTTGTCGTCGATCCAGGGCTTCACCCCGCTGAAGACCTCGATCGCCTTCATCCTGCTCAACGGCATTGCGCTGGTGCAGATGCCACTCACGCACCGGCTGATGACTCGCATCAACCCCAAGTGGCTGCTGTCGGGCGGCATGGGGCTGATCTTCGTCGGCGACCTGTGGATGTCGCAGCTGTCGGCCGCGAACCGGTCGATCGCGCCGATCATCGTGCCGTTGGCACTGGCCGGCATCGGCTTCGCGCTGTCGGTCTCCGCGGTGACCGCCGTCGCCGTCAACACCGCGCCGAACCACCTGGCAGGTATGGCGAGCGGCACCACCAGCCTGTTGCGCGACTTCGGTTTCACCCTCGGCCCGGCCGTGATCGGTGCGGTCGCACTGAGCCACGCAACGACACTGCTGCACGAAAAGATCTCGTCCACCCCCGCTCTCCAGGCAGGACTCAAAGCCTTCCAGCAGGCGCCACAGCACGTGCCGGCCGAGCAGAAGGCCAGCGTGCAGGGTGCGGTCGATGCGGTCATGTCAGGGCCGCTCGGCGCCAACGCCGTGCCGTCGACCGTGACCGCCGGCGGGAAGACCGAACCCTTCAACCCCTTGAAGGACGCGGCCTTCCATGCGCTGAACACGTCATACTCGATCGGGTTCATCGTCTGCGCCATCGGGGCACTGGTGGCCTGTCTGATCGCCATTGCGATTCCCGGCGGAAGCCGCGACGTGCTCATCGAGAGCGACTCGTTGGTGGACCCTGAAGGTGCAACCGCCGCCAATCCGGCGGTCTGA
- a CDS encoding MarR family winged helix-turn-helix transcriptional regulator: MVTPESAAASRDEAAAHVTPRLLYTVKQLELAVRAAITQIVEPHDLTVTQYTALSVLARPRPQTVSDLARHSFVRAQSMSEVIGSLEERKLVRRRRYPQDRKRIYIELTAKGAKLLASLEDDMNGLEDAVFGGLTSSQRRRMSQWLGDARSKAEHLHT; the protein is encoded by the coding sequence ATGGTCACCCCGGAATCGGCCGCCGCCTCGCGCGACGAGGCGGCGGCTCATGTCACTCCGCGGCTGCTCTACACCGTCAAGCAGCTCGAACTCGCGGTGCGCGCAGCCATCACGCAGATCGTCGAGCCGCACGATCTGACGGTGACGCAGTACACCGCCCTGTCGGTGCTGGCCCGGCCGCGACCGCAGACGGTGTCCGACCTGGCCCGGCACTCCTTCGTGCGCGCACAGTCGATGTCCGAGGTCATCGGTTCACTCGAAGAACGTAAACTCGTGCGCCGGCGCCGGTATCCGCAAGATCGCAAGCGCATCTACATCGAACTCACCGCCAAGGGCGCCAAACTGCTGGCCTCGCTCGAGGACGACATGAACGGCCTCGAGGACGCGGTCTTCGGCGGCCTGACATCAAGCCAACGACGCCGTATGTCGCAGTGGCTCGGCGACGCTCGATCCAAGGCCGAGCACCTGCACACCTGA
- a CDS encoding crotonase/enoyl-CoA hydratase family protein — protein MSCNDLHPNLRLEQDGRVVTLTLARPEKRNALSDGIIEAIDAFFRRLPADVGAVVIAADGDHFCAGLDLAEMSNRDVLTGVAHSRQWHRAFTTIEQTGVPVVAALKGAVVGGGLELAATAHIRVADDTTFYALPEGQRGLFVGGGGSVRIPKLIGIPRMLDMMLTGRRYNAVDGERIGLSQYAVAAGESLPVATELAHRMSQNAIQTNFAVTQALPAIANLSPREGLLMESLMASIAQSTDDAKGRMADFLAGRAKKVTDD, from the coding sequence ATGTCCTGCAACGACCTTCACCCGAACCTGCGACTGGAGCAGGACGGACGCGTGGTCACTTTGACGCTCGCTCGGCCGGAGAAGCGAAATGCCCTGTCGGACGGCATCATCGAGGCGATCGATGCCTTTTTCCGCCGGCTTCCGGCTGACGTAGGCGCCGTGGTGATCGCGGCCGACGGCGACCACTTCTGTGCCGGCCTCGACCTTGCCGAGATGAGCAACCGCGACGTGCTCACCGGCGTCGCTCACTCCCGGCAGTGGCATCGGGCCTTCACGACGATCGAGCAGACCGGCGTCCCTGTCGTGGCCGCCCTCAAGGGAGCCGTCGTCGGCGGCGGCCTCGAACTCGCCGCGACCGCGCACATCCGCGTCGCCGACGACACCACGTTCTACGCCCTGCCGGAAGGCCAGCGCGGGTTGTTCGTCGGCGGCGGCGGGTCGGTGCGGATCCCGAAACTCATCGGCATCCCCCGCATGCTCGACATGATGCTCACCGGCCGGCGCTACAACGCGGTCGACGGCGAACGCATCGGCCTGTCGCAGTACGCCGTCGCTGCGGGCGAGTCGCTGCCCGTTGCCACGGAGCTCGCGCACCGTATGTCGCAGAACGCCATACAGACCAATTTTGCTGTCACTCAAGCACTTCCGGCTATTGCAAACCTCAGCCCCCGCGAGGGGCTGCTGATGGAGTCGCTGATGGCGTCCATCGCGCAGAGCACCGATGACGCCAAGGGGCGGATGGCCGACTTCCTCGCCGGCCGCGCCAAGAAGGTGACCGATGACTGA
- a CDS encoding acetoacetate--CoA ligase produces the protein MTEQRTRLRQPGEPVHPGDLIWQPAPDAMQRTRIGQFMSWLAEHRDLEFTSYEQLWQWSVSDLDGFWGALWELFEIRSHAPYEAVLGDRTMPGAQWFPGATLNYAEHLFTAPDDQVAIIARSQTRDDIELTTAQLRDQVARAREVLLASGVRRGDRVAGYLPNVPEALVAFAATASIGAVWASVASEFGPRSVIDRFAQIEPKVLLVAGGYRYGDKDIDRSAQVTDVLAELPSVQRVFDIEYGDWRAPGAESWSAALAETTGVAIEFEPVPFDHPLFVLFSSGTTGQPKAIVHGHGGILLEHLKNGALSWDVFPGDRMLWFTTTAWMMWNVLVSALVLQATAIMVDGNPVHPDESWQWQLAQDTGATIMGASPGFVMASRKAGVTLDGLDLHIRTVGSSGAPMPPEGYAWLQDQLGPEPQICVGSGGTDVCSGLVQNMPIAPVWAGEMSCRCLGVDVHAFDDDGNELIDQLGELVITAPMPSMPVAFWNDPAGAKLRAAYFDHYPGVWRHGDWIVIHADGSSQVAGRSDATLNRGGVRLGTAEFYRVIEEIDGVRDSLVVHLEDPAGGNGELLLFVQTEPDHPLDDTLRREVAGRLRASLSPRHVPDRTTEVPVIPRNLTGKKLELPVKRILQGVPLDQVASRDALADPTSLDAFVALAEARSAAAS, from the coding sequence ATGACTGAGCAGCGCACCCGCCTACGGCAGCCGGGTGAACCAGTGCACCCCGGCGATCTCATCTGGCAGCCTGCCCCGGATGCGATGCAACGCACCCGAATCGGGCAGTTCATGTCGTGGCTTGCCGAACACCGCGACCTCGAATTCACCTCCTACGAGCAGCTGTGGCAGTGGTCGGTCAGCGACCTCGACGGCTTCTGGGGAGCCTTGTGGGAGTTGTTCGAGATCCGCTCGCACGCGCCATACGAGGCGGTTCTGGGTGACCGCACCATGCCCGGCGCGCAGTGGTTTCCCGGCGCCACCCTCAACTATGCCGAGCACCTGTTCACCGCGCCCGACGACCAGGTCGCGATCATCGCCCGATCTCAGACCCGCGACGACATCGAGTTGACCACGGCGCAACTGCGCGATCAGGTCGCCCGCGCCCGCGAGGTGCTGCTCGCGTCAGGCGTGCGCCGCGGCGACCGCGTCGCTGGATATCTGCCCAACGTCCCCGAAGCCCTCGTGGCCTTCGCCGCGACCGCGAGCATCGGCGCCGTCTGGGCGTCGGTTGCCAGCGAATTCGGCCCGCGCAGCGTCATCGACCGCTTCGCCCAGATCGAGCCGAAGGTGCTGCTGGTCGCCGGCGGCTATCGCTACGGCGACAAGGACATCGACCGGTCCGCCCAGGTCACCGACGTGCTCGCCGAACTGCCGAGCGTGCAAAGGGTATTCGACATCGAGTATGGCGATTGGCGGGCTCCCGGAGCGGAGTCGTGGTCGGCTGCTCTCGCCGAAACCACCGGGGTAGCAATCGAATTCGAGCCGGTGCCCTTCGACCACCCGCTGTTCGTACTCTTCTCTTCAGGCACCACCGGGCAACCCAAGGCGATCGTCCACGGTCACGGCGGGATCCTGCTGGAGCACCTCAAGAACGGCGCACTGTCGTGGGACGTCTTCCCCGGCGACCGGATGTTGTGGTTCACCACCACCGCCTGGATGATGTGGAACGTCCTGGTCTCGGCGCTGGTGCTGCAGGCGACCGCGATCATGGTCGACGGCAACCCCGTCCACCCCGACGAGTCGTGGCAATGGCAGCTCGCGCAGGACACCGGCGCGACGATCATGGGCGCGAGCCCCGGCTTCGTGATGGCATCGCGCAAGGCCGGTGTCACTCTCGACGGGCTGGATCTGCACATTCGAACTGTCGGGTCGTCAGGCGCGCCGATGCCGCCCGAGGGCTACGCGTGGTTGCAGGATCAGCTCGGCCCGGAGCCGCAGATCTGCGTGGGCAGCGGTGGCACCGACGTGTGCAGCGGCCTCGTGCAGAACATGCCGATCGCGCCCGTCTGGGCCGGCGAGATGTCATGCCGGTGTCTTGGCGTCGACGTGCACGCATTCGACGATGACGGCAACGAACTCATCGACCAATTGGGCGAACTCGTGATCACCGCACCGATGCCGTCGATGCCCGTGGCCTTCTGGAACGACCCCGCCGGCGCCAAGCTGCGTGCGGCGTACTTCGACCACTACCCGGGTGTATGGCGACACGGCGACTGGATCGTCATCCACGCCGACGGCAGTTCGCAAGTCGCCGGACGCAGCGATGCGACGCTGAACAGGGGCGGGGTTCGGCTCGGGACGGCCGAGTTCTATCGCGTGATCGAGGAGATCGACGGAGTGCGCGATTCGCTCGTCGTACATCTGGAGGATCCCGCCGGCGGCAACGGCGAGTTGCTGCTGTTCGTGCAGACCGAGCCGGATCATCCGCTCGACGACACGCTGCGTCGCGAGGTGGCCGGGCGGCTGCGTGCCTCGCTGTCGCCGCGCCACGTACCGGACCGCACC